The following nucleotide sequence is from Hydrogenobacter sp..
GAACCTTATCCTTGCAGCTTCAAGAATAGCTCCTAAAAGATCCGAGCCATCTTTAAGTTTTTGCTCTGCAAACTCCACAAGAAGTATGGCATTTTTGGCTGATAATCCTATCAAAGTTATTACACCGACCTGTGTGTAAACATCATTTTCAAGTTTGAAGAAGTAAAGAAACAGGAAAGCACCTAAAACCGCAAAAGGAACTACAAGCATTATAGCAATCGGTAAGAGCCAGCTTTCGTAAAGGGCAACGAGTATTAAAAACACGAAAATTATAGAAAAAAGATAGACGTAGCCACCCTTTTGCTGAACTAATTTTTCTTGATAAGATGTTCCTGCGTACGCTATGGTGTAACCTTCAGGCAGTACAGACTTTACAACTTCTTCTATAGCTTTCAAGGCTTGTCCCGATGTATAGCCCGGTTTAGGATCACCGCTTATCTGAGCAGCATTGAACATGTTAAACCTCTGAACTACAGAAGCGCTCGCTTGAAAGGTGGCATACTTTACAAGTGAGGAAAGAGGTACTAAGTTTCCGTCCTTAGACCTAACGTATATTTCCCTTATATCGCGTGGCTCTATCCTGTATCTTTCGTCACCAGATAAGTATACTCTGTAAGTCCTCCCAAAGAAGGTAACATCGTTTACGTAATTAGGTCCCCAAACGGATTGTAAAGCTCTGTATGCATCTTCAGCACTTATACCCAGAGCTTCAGCCTTTGTTCTATCTATCTCTACGTAATATCTCGGTGTAAGCACCTGAAGGGTGGTCCTCACATTCATAAGCTCAGGTCTCTGATTAGCTTTGGAGATTATTTGATCTACAGCCTTTTGCAGATCGTAAAGTGAACCACCTTTCCTATCCTGTATGTATATCTCAAAACCTCCGGTCGTACTTAGTCCCATTATGGGGGGAAGGTTCAGCGGTATTAAAAGCCCATCTGGATATGCCATAAATTTTGGGAAGAGCTGTCCAGCTATTGCCATACTTGAGTTTTCCGTACCTTCTCTTTTATCCCAATTCACAAGGTGCGCCCAAGAAACCGTTGCATCCGTTCTGTATCCGAAAGCCCCAAAATCAAAACCTATTATGGAAACCACGTCATAAAATCTCGGGTCGCTCATAAGGACATCCTGCATATACCTTACCATCTGTTCAGTTCTCTTCATAGAAGAGCCGGGTGGTGTGTAGCCTATGACCATAACTGTGCCTTTATCCTCGGGCGGAACCAGAGCTGTAGGAACCTGCTTTATGAGATAATAAGCTAAAAGGGACAGCAATACAAAAATAAGAAAGTTTATAGGCCAGAGTTTTATCATCCAACTGCTACTTTTCACGAACAGGTCTCTTAAGCTGTATACCAGTTTATCAAAAAGCTTAAAGACAAAAATGGGTTCTTCCTCCTTCTCTTTAAAGAGAATCGCACTCAAAGCGGGTGTTAAGGTGAGAGCTACAAGCCCAGAAAGAAACATAGCTATGGATATGGATGCGGCAAACTGTTGAAACATGCGTCCCGTAAATCCACCGGTAAATGCTGAAGGTATAAAGACAGAGCCCAAAACTATAACTATCGCTATTAAAGCAGGTGTGAGCTGTTGCATGGACTTTATGGCTGCCTCTTTTGGAGGTAATCTCTCTTCCCTCATTATCCTCTCCACATTTTCCACAACTATGATGGCATCGTCAACTACGAGACCTATGACAAGTACAAGAGCAAAGAGAGTTAGCAAGTTCACAGAAAAGCCCAAAAGGTATAAACCTACAAAGGTTCCTATTAGAGAAACCGGTATGGCAAGAGCTGGAATAAAGGTTGCCCTGAAGTGTCCAAGAAAGAAGAGCATAGTTAAGGCGACTAAGATTATAGCTTCTGTCAATGTCTTTAAAACTTCGTTTATAGAAGCTCTTATGAAAACTGTTGGGTCGTAGACCTTAAAGTATTTTATATCTGCCGGGAAGTTCTTTGAAAGTTCTTTGAGAGTATTGTCCGCATCATCTCCTACTTCAATGGCGTTTGCACCTGGTGAGAGAAAAACCCCTACC
It contains:
- a CDS encoding efflux RND transporter permease subunit — encoded protein: MISRFFIERPRFAGVIAIIIVLLGIIAYRNLPLEEYPALTPPQIVITATYPGADAETLYKTVIAPLEEEINGAKNMIYMSSTASANGVALISVYFDVGTNPDDAKVEVNNRVQLALSRLPEDVRRQGIQVRERSTDLVKVYTFLSDKRNDVDLSNYLAINVVDELKRVRGVGDVVIFGERKYAVRIWVEPDKLAELGLTPQDVMSAISMQNEEFSGGSLADEPTSKMYLFTYRVKGEGRLPSVEDFGNIIIRTNPDGSSLKLRDVAKVSLDAESYATSSLYSGKGIRGKPSISVGVFLSPGANAIEVGDDADNTLKELSKNFPADIKYFKVYDPTVFIRASINEVLKTLTEAIILVALTMLFFLGHFRATFIPALAIPVSLIGTFVGLYLLGFSVNLLTLFALVLVIGLVVDDAIIVVENVERIMREERLPPKEAAIKSMQQLTPALIAIVIVLGSVFIPSAFTGGFTGRMFQQFAASISIAMFLSGLVALTLTPALSAILFKEKEEEPIFVFKLFDKLVYSLRDLFVKSSSWMIKLWPINFLIFVLLSLLAYYLIKQVPTALVPPEDKGTVMVIGYTPPGSSMKRTEQMVRYMQDVLMSDPRFYDVVSIIGFDFGAFGYRTDATVSWAHLVNWDKREGTENSSMAIAGQLFPKFMAYPDGLLIPLNLPPIMGLSTTGGFEIYIQDRKGGSLYDLQKAVDQIISKANQRPELMNVRTTLQVLTPRYYVEIDRTKAEALGISAEDAYRALQSVWGPNYVNDVTFFGRTYRVYLSGDERYRIEPRDIREIYVRSKDGNLVPLSSLVKYATFQASASVVQRFNMFNAAQISGDPKPGYTSGQALKAIEEVVKSVLPEGYTIAYAGTSYQEKLVQQKGGYVYLFSIIFVFLILVALYESWLLPIAIMLVVPFAVLGAFLFLYFFKLENDVYTQVGVITLIGLSAKNAILLVEFAEQKLKDGSDLLGAILEAARIRF